One part of the Haliotis asinina isolate JCU_RB_2024 chromosome 2, JCU_Hal_asi_v2, whole genome shotgun sequence genome encodes these proteins:
- the LOC137273537 gene encoding polyisoprenoid diphosphate/phosphate phosphohydrolase PLPP6-like produces MSARKRQAKSAETDRRNRSRNTTKSPWETILKYDRQCTKAFGLCATQNSALGQLRPLMKVLEISCHGVPWLIGTVIWFVCVHKPEDVELSVNLFLALIFDLVVVAVLKVLVQRPRPSNNQMDMFATVSIDNYSFPSGHTTRAAMLACFYIERVLINQLPMTLIVTWSACVSLSRVMLGRHYVLDVLSGCLIGVLEYIAYSQFWIPQDKCLLWLEPYFGHVHL; encoded by the exons ATGAGTGCACGCAAGCGACAAGCTAAATCAGCAGAAACTGATAGAAGGAACAGATCACGCAATACCACAAAATCACCATGGGAAACCATTCTGAAGTACGATCGGCAGTGTACAAAAGCATTCGGCCTTTGTGCGACACAGAACTCGGCCTTAGGTCAACTTCGACCTTTGATGAAAGTTTTAGAGATCAGCTGTCACGGCGTGCCATGGTTGATTGGGACAGTCATTTGGTTTGTCTGTGTACACAAACCAGAAGATGTTGAACTTTCAGTTAACCTGTTTCTAG CTCTCATCTTTGACCTGGTAGTTGTGGCAGTGCTGAAGGTGCTGGTTCAACGTCCACGTCCCTCCAACAATCAGATGGACATGTTCGCCACCGTTTCCATTGACAACTACTCCTTCCCATCTGGTCATACGACCAGAGCGGCTATGCTGGCATGTTTCTACATTGAACGTGTGCTCATCAACCAGCTTCCAATGACCTTGATTGTGACGTGGTCAGCATGTGTCAGTCTATCGCGTGTGATGCTAGGACGTCATTATGTCCTAGATGTTCTCAGTGGATGTCTGATAGGTGTTCTGGAGTATATAGCATACTCCCAGTTCTGGATTCCGCAGGACAAGTGCTTGCTGTGGTTGGAACCATATTTTGGCCATGTTCATTTGTAA